One Tamlana carrageenivorans genomic region harbors:
- a CDS encoding glycoside hydrolase family 2 TIM barrel-domain containing protein — MKYFKYSWYACVLLLVFSCNETESNFVEEQNFNEDWFFNRLEASEILTDFAQPDTDFQHWESVQLPHTPKIEPEVVNNQWQGICWYRKSFVLDDNMQSKKLYLKFEGAMNIAKVWVNGEKLLTHQGGYLPFVVDFTTVAKFKANNTVAVKLDNRDNPVTGPKPLKILDFNTYGGLYRNVWLIAKNPLHITDPILENKKASGGVFVTFPQVSKEKATVQVQTHVKNEGLSVKTFQVRNTLLRDGDEVVSVESNTQTLELGNDLEVQANLIVKNPKLWSPSAPNLYHLKTEVFVNGQVVDQEVHRIGIKTMKFIGQDFYLNGEKTFLRGVNRHQEYPYIGYALSENANYRDAKKIKEAGFDYVRLSHYPQNKAFMDACDELGLATIDAILGWQYFSEDAAFQNHVFQTARDLIRRDRNRASVIAWEVSLNESWMPEPFIDELHKIAHEEYPGDQCFSAGWQSYGCDIYLQARQHRLEHYDETVKKPYNVSEYGDWEYYAMNAGLDQSSWSDLLQEERSSRQLRDAGEAALLQQATNIQEAHNDNLNTPAFADGYWVMFDYNRGYADDVEASGIMDIFRIPKPSYYFYQSQRSANEPFGKPVIHIANQWTPESSLDVRIFSNCDTVELFLNGKSLGRQTPDQNRTTTNLKHPPFTFRLKAFETGKLEAKGYMDDKVLVTHTRRTPQEAAKIEVVIDDGDLDVEANDIFLVHAQVTDIHGTVIPDFSEAVTFQVAGDAELIGENPVKCVAGIASILLKTSVSLDDIKVSAKTSSPLLSMTNKGVNTKKNDEMNNVGISDFFWQGINIESQLDVVKLVKEQGHQIENHSWNHENGSAFSNVDLWVNQVQKTFDEFETKASCTATYYRPPFGAITQDQINFLAEKGIKTVLWSFSTDDWDVTKNSKDNLLEMFKNQLHNGAIVLLHDADYGRLEDKLVAIEQMIIYGKSKGFEFVSLKDVI, encoded by the coding sequence TATTACTCGTTTTTTCTTGTAATGAAACAGAAAGCAACTTTGTGGAGGAACAAAATTTTAATGAAGATTGGTTTTTTAATCGTCTAGAAGCCTCTGAAATCTTAACAGATTTTGCGCAACCTGATACCGATTTTCAGCATTGGGAATCTGTACAGTTGCCTCATACCCCTAAAATTGAACCCGAAGTGGTGAATAACCAATGGCAAGGGATTTGTTGGTACCGAAAGTCATTTGTTTTGGATGATAACATGCAGAGTAAAAAGCTATATCTCAAGTTTGAAGGCGCCATGAATATCGCCAAGGTTTGGGTGAATGGCGAAAAACTTTTAACGCATCAAGGCGGCTATTTGCCTTTTGTGGTCGATTTTACTACCGTAGCTAAATTTAAAGCAAATAATACGGTTGCCGTGAAATTGGATAACAGAGATAACCCTGTTACAGGGCCAAAACCACTCAAAATATTAGATTTTAATACCTATGGTGGTTTGTATAGAAATGTATGGCTCATCGCTAAAAACCCTTTACATATTACCGATCCTATTTTAGAAAATAAAAAAGCTAGCGGTGGAGTTTTTGTGACTTTTCCTCAGGTTTCAAAAGAAAAGGCTACCGTACAGGTGCAAACACATGTTAAAAATGAGGGGCTTTCGGTGAAAACATTTCAAGTAAGAAATACACTTTTGAGGGATGGGGATGAGGTAGTTTCTGTTGAAAGTAATACCCAAACTTTAGAGCTTGGGAACGATTTGGAAGTCCAAGCGAATTTAATTGTAAAAAACCCAAAATTATGGTCGCCTAGTGCTCCAAATTTATACCATTTAAAAACGGAAGTTTTTGTAAACGGCCAAGTTGTCGACCAAGAAGTGCATCGTATAGGTATTAAAACGATGAAGTTTATTGGGCAAGATTTCTATTTGAATGGTGAAAAAACCTTTTTACGCGGTGTTAATCGTCACCAAGAATATCCTTACATCGGGTATGCGCTTTCTGAAAATGCCAATTACCGCGATGCTAAAAAAATTAAAGAGGCTGGGTTTGATTATGTGCGTTTGTCTCATTATCCTCAAAACAAAGCGTTTATGGATGCTTGTGATGAACTTGGATTAGCCACTATTGATGCTATTTTAGGATGGCAATATTTTAGTGAAGATGCCGCTTTTCAAAATCATGTGTTTCAAACAGCCCGCGATTTAATTCGTCGTGATAGAAATAGAGCCTCAGTTATCGCTTGGGAAGTGTCGTTAAACGAATCGTGGATGCCAGAACCTTTTATTGACGAGTTACACAAAATTGCCCATGAAGAATATCCAGGTGATCAATGTTTTTCAGCAGGATGGCAATCGTATGGTTGCGATATCTATTTGCAAGCCCGCCAACACCGTTTGGAACATTATGACGAAACGGTGAAAAAACCATACAACGTATCTGAGTACGGCGATTGGGAATATTACGCTATGAATGCCGGTTTGGATCAAAGCAGTTGGAGCGATTTGTTGCAAGAAGAACGCTCTAGCAGACAATTACGTGATGCTGGAGAGGCTGCTTTGTTACAACAGGCTACCAACATTCAAGAAGCGCATAACGATAATTTAAACACGCCTGCATTTGCCGATGGTTACTGGGTGATGTTTGATTATAATCGAGGCTATGCCGATGATGTAGAAGCTTCAGGAATTATGGACATCTTCCGTATTCCAAAGCCTTCGTATTATTTTTATCAAAGTCAGCGTAGCGCTAACGAGCCCTTTGGAAAACCTGTTATTCATATCGCGAATCAATGGACACCTGAAAGTTCGTTAGACGTACGTATTTTTAGTAATTGTGATACCGTTGAATTGTTTTTAAACGGAAAAAGTTTAGGACGACAAACTCCAGATCAAAACAGAACAACCACCAACCTAAAGCATCCGCCGTTTACCTTTAGGTTAAAAGCATTTGAAACTGGGAAGTTGGAAGCTAAAGGTTATATGGATGATAAGGTTTTAGTTACGCATACAAGGCGAACCCCACAGGAAGCAGCTAAAATTGAAGTGGTTATTGATGATGGCGATTTGGATGTTGAAGCCAATGATATCTTTCTTGTACACGCTCAAGTTACCGATATTCACGGTACGGTAATTCCTGATTTTTCTGAAGCTGTCACTTTTCAAGTAGCAGGTGATGCCGAACTTATTGGTGAAAACCCTGTGAAATGCGTAGCAGGTATCGCATCTATTTTACTTAAAACAAGCGTGAGTTTGGATGATATTAAAGTCAGTGCAAAAACGAGTAGCCCTTTATTGTCTATGACTAATAAGGGTGTTAATACGAAAAAAAATGATGAGATGAATAACGTTGGAATTTCAGACTTTTTTTGGCAAGGCATAAATATTGAAAGTCAGTTAGATGTTGTAAAACTTGTTAAAGAGCAGGGGCATCAAATTGAAAACCATAGCTGGAATCATGAAAACGGATCGGCTTTTTCAAATGTAGATTTATGGGTTAATCAGGTTCAAAAAACTTTCGATGAATTTGAAACAAAAGCCAGTTGCACTGCTACTTATTACAGACCACCTTTTGGAGCTATTACTCAAGATCAAATTAATTTTTTAGCTGAAAAAGGGATTAAAACCGTGCTTTGGTCGTTTAGTACAGACGATTGGGATGTAACAAAAAACAGCAAAGACAACTTGTTGGAAATGTTTAAAAATCAATTGCATAACGGAGCCATTGTGCTTTTGCACGATGCTGATTATGGCCGTTTGGAAGACAAGCTAGTAGCTATCGAGCAAATGATTATATACGGAAAATCAAAAGGTTTTGAGTTTGTTTCGCTTAAGGATGTTATTTAA